Proteins from a single region of Gossypium arboreum isolate Shixiya-1 chromosome 1, ASM2569848v2, whole genome shotgun sequence:
- the LOC108482011 gene encoding protein RER1A-like, with amino-acid sequence MEGIRGDGASSASPLSQWGHDGWRIYQYYLDKTTPHTAYRWIGTLVITAIYCLRVYYVQGFYVVAYGLGIYLLNLLIGFLSPLVDPELEVTDGPSLPTKGSDEFKPFIRRLPEFKFWYSMTKAFCIAFVMTFFSVFDVPVFWPILLCYWIVLFVLTMRRQITHMIKYKYIPFSIGKQKYTGKKPSASSSGFRGD; translated from the exons ATGGAGGGAATTAGAGGCGATGGTGCATCATCAGCTTCGCCTTTGTCTCAATGGGGGCACGACGGTTGGAGGATTTATCAGTATTATCTCGATAAGACTACTCCTCATACAGCTTATAGGTGGATTGGAACCCTTGTTATAACGGCTATCTATTGTTTGCGGGTTTATTATGTTCAAGGCTTTTACGTAGTTGCATATGGCCTTGGGATCTACCTGTTGAATTTGCTAATAGGATTTTTGTCTCCTCTGGTTGATCCCGAACTTGAAGTTACCGACGGGCCTTCACTGCCAACTAAAGGTTCTGATGAATTCAAGCCATTTATTCGTAGGCTACCCGAGTTTAAGTTCTG GTACTCCATGACAAAGGCTTTCTGCATAGCATTTGTAATGACTTTCTTTTCTGTATTCGATGTTCCCGTCTTTTGGCCCATATTGCTTTGTTATTGGATCGTTCTCTTTGTCCTTACAATGCGGCGCCAGATTACGCACATGATCAAATACAAGTATATCCCATTCAGCATCGGAAAGCAG AAATACACTGGCAAGAAGCCTTCTGCGAGTAGCAGTGGCTTTCGTGGGGATTGA
- the LOC108482053 gene encoding 3-ketoacyl-CoA synthase 4: protein MKNSLKTGVQVLQPRRLPDFSRCVKLKYVKLGYHYFISHLLKLCLVPVMAALIVQASSLSLDDIHQMWLQLEYNLVSVVVFSATFVFGSTVYVMTRKRSIYLVDYACYLPPQHLKADHRYFMEYAKEAADFDESTMEFLRKIMERSGLGDETGAPPSMHCFPPRTSMAAARQEAELVMFGALDTLFASTNVKPRDVGILVVNCSLFNPTPSLTAMIINKYKMRGDIKSFNLSGMGCSAGVIAIDLAKDMLQVHRNSYAVVFSTENMTQNWYSGTEKSMLISNCLFRLGGSAVLLSNKSGDRRQSKYKLIHVVRTHCGANDKAFKCVYQEEDNVGKIGVSLSKDLMAIAGNALKTNITTLGPLVLPISEQIFFFATLVAKKLFNAKIKPYIPDFKLAFEHFCIHAGGRGVIDELEKNMQLSPLHVEASRMTLHRFGNTSSSSIWYELAYTEAKCRMRKGDRIWQIAFGSGFKCNSAVWLALKNVKPSCSNPWEDCIHKYPVKLNL, encoded by the coding sequence atgaaaaatagtttaaaaacTGGAGTTCAGGTCCTGCAACCTAGGAGATTGCCTGATTTTTCACGCTGTGTCAAATTAAAGTACGTTAAACTTGGTTATCATTATTTCATAAGTCACCTTTTGAAGCTTTGTTTGGTCCCTGTAATGGCGGCTCTTATCGTTCAAGCATCGAGTTTAAGCCTTGACGACATCCACCAAATGTGGCTTCAGCTTGAATATAACCTCGTCAGCGTCGTCGTATTCTCTGCTACCTTTGTCTTCGGGTCGACCGTTTATGTTATGACCCGAAAAAGATCCATTTACTTGGTGGATTACGCTTGTTACCTCCCTCCACAACACCTCAAAGCCGATCACCGGTATTTCATGGAATATGCCAAGGAGGCGGCCGATTTCGATGAGTCCACTATGGAGTTTTTACGTAAGATTATGGAAAGGTCAGGGCTCGGAGACGAAACCGGCGCTCCGCCATCGATGCATTGCTTTCCCCCACGAACGTCTATGGCGGCTGCAAGACAAGAAGCAGAACTGGTGATGTTTGGTGCTTTAGATACCCTTTTTGCTAGCACTAATGTTAAGCCAAGGGATGTCGGGATTCTTGTCGTTAATTGTAGTTTGTTTAATCCAACACCTTCATTAACGGCGATGATTATTAATAAGTATAAGATGAGGGGTGATATTAAGAGCTTTAATCTTAGTGGTATGGGATGTAGTGCTGGTGTTATAGCCATTGATCTTGCAAAAGACATGTTGCAAGTTCATCGGAACAGTTACGCCGTCGTTTTTAGTACCGAGAACATGACACAGAACTGGTATTCTGGGACCGAGAAATCGATGTTGATATCGAATTGTTTGTTTAGACTTGGGGGTTCCGCGGTTTTGTTGTCGAATAAATCTGGAGACCGACGGCAGAGTAAGTATAAACTTATTCATGTGGTAAGGACACATTGTGGTGCTAATGACAAAGCATTTAAATGTGTCTATCAAGAAGAAGATAATGTTGGGAAAATTGGGGTTTCATTGTCTAAAGATTTGATGGCAATTGCTGGTAATGCACTTAAGACCAACATCACTACACTGGGTCCCCTAGTTCTTCCTATAAGTGAACAAATCTTCTTCTTTGCCACATTAGTTGCCAAGAAGTTGTTCAATGCCAAAATCAAGCCTTATATCCCGGATTTCAAGCTCGCGTTCGAACATTTCTGTATCCATGCCGGAGGGAGAGGCGTGATCGATGAGCTCGAGAAGAATATGCAACTTTCTCCATTACATGTCGAGGCCTCCCGTATGACGCTCCACCGGTTCGGTAACACCTCATCGAGTTCGATCTGGTACGAGCTGGCTTATACGGAGGCGAAGTGTCGGATGCGTAAAGGGGACCGTATTTGGCAAATCGCTTTCGGGAGCGGTTTCAAATGTAACAGTGCAGTTTGGTTGGCCCTCAAGAATGTTAAGCCCTCATGTAGTAACCCTTGGGAAGATTGCATTCACAAGTATCCAGTGAAGCTCAATCTGTAA
- the LOC108480378 gene encoding 3-ketoacyl-CoA synthase 9, producing the protein MNGEKNSSNNRVLKLKYVKLGYHYLITHLLKLCLVPLMAVIIVQASRLSLNDIHQTWLHLEHNLVYVVVLSAFVLVGSIVYFMTRKRSVYLVDYACYLPPSKLKVEHDRFMKHCKLMGCFDETSLVFLDKILGRSGLGEETCAPEAMHCLPPKPSMEAARQETEQVMFGALDTLFANTNVKPKDVGILVVNCSLFNPTPSLSSMIINKYKMRGNIKSFNLGGMGCSAGVIAVDLAKDMLQVHRNNYAIVVSTENITQNWYFGNKKAMLLPNCLFRIGGAAVLLSNKSVDQLRSKYKLIHVVRTHCGANNKAFNCVQQEQDDVGKTGVSLSKDLMTIAGNALKSNITTLGPLVLPISEQILFFFTLVANKLINAKIKPYIPDFKLAFEHFCIHAGGRAVIDELEKNLHLLPVHVEASRMTLHRFGNTSSSSIWYELAYMEAKGRMRKGDRVWQIAFGSGFKCNSAVWLALKNVKPSCNSPWEGCIHRYPVQLSL; encoded by the coding sequence ATGAATGGTGAAAAAAACAGTTCAAACAATAGGGTACTTAAATTGAAGTACGTTAAACTTGGTTACCATTATCTCATAACTCACCTTTTAAAGCTTTGTTTAGTCCCTTTAATGGCTGTTATCATCGTTCAAGCATCGAGGTTAAGCCTTAATGACATCCACCAAACATGGCTTCACCTTGAACATAACCTTGTCTATGTCGTCGTGTTGTCGGCTTTCGTTTTGGTCGGGTCGATCGTTTACTTTATGACCCGAAAAAGATCCGTTTATTTGGTGGATTATGCCTGTTATCTCCCTCCTTCGAAGCTAAAAGTGGAACACGACCGGTTCATGAAACATTGTAAGCTAATGGGTTGTTTTGATGAGACCTCTTTGGTGTTTTTAGACAAGATTTTGGGAAGGTCAGGGCTTGGAGAAGAAACATGTGCACCAGAAGCAATGCATTGTCTTCCACCAAAACCATCAATGGAGGCTGCAAGACAAGAGACAGAACAGGTGATGTTTGGTGCTTTAGATACCCTTTTTGCTAACACTAATGTTAAGCCAAAAGATGTTGGGATTCTTGTCGTTAATTGTAGTTTATTTAATCCAACACCTTCATTGTCTTCAATGATTATCAACAAGTATAAGATGAGGGGTAATATTAAAAGCTTTAATCTTGGTGGTATGGGATGTAGTGCTGGTGTTATAGCTGTTGATTTAGCTAAAGATATGTTACAAGTTCATCGGAACAATTATGCCATCGTTGTTAGTACTGAAAATATTACACAAAATTGGTATTTTGGTAACAAAAAAGCAATGTTGTTACCAAATTGCTTGTTTCGAATCGGTGGTGCTGCCGTTTTATTATCGAATAAATCAGTGGACCAACTAAGAAGTAAGTATAAACTTATTCATGTGGTACGTACACATTGCGGTGCTAATAATAAGGCGTTTAACTGTGTCCAACAAGAACAAGATGATGTTGGGAAAACAGGTGTTTCATTGTCTAAAGATTTGATGACGATTGCTGGTAATGCACTTAAGTCCAACATTACTACGTTAGGTCCCCTTGTTCTTCCTATAAGTGAACAAATCTTGTTCTTTTTCACATTAGTTGCCAACAAGTTGATCAATGCTAAAATCAAGCCTTATATCCCGGATTTCAAGCTCGCGTTTGAACATTTTTGTATACACGCCGGTGGGAGAGCCGTGATCGATGAGCTCGAGAAGAATTTGCATCTTCTTCCGGTACATGTTGAAGCTTCTCGTATGACGCTTCACCGGTTCGGTAACACCTCATCGAGTTCGATCTGGTACGAGCTAGCCTATATGGAAGCGAAGGGTCGGATGCGGAAGGGGGATCGGGTTTGGCAAATCGCTTTCGGGAGCGGTTTCAAATGTAACAGTGCAGTTTGGTTGGCACTCAAGAATGTTAAGCCATCGTGTAATAGTCCCTGGGAAGGTTGCATTCATAGGTATCCAGTGCAGCTTAGCCTGTAA